GGGGGAGACCTCCGCATCACCCGCGGACTCGGAGCCACAGCCGGTGAGGGTGAGCACTGCGGCGGCCAAGGCCGCCGGGAGGAGGGTGCGGGCACGCATGAAGGACTCCTGCTGTTTGTGGGGACGCGCTGTGAGCGTAGGACCAGGGGATCGAGTGGGCAGCAGGTGGCGGCCTTACGGTTTGATGACGTCAGCCCGCCGCGTCTTTGAGGCGATCGGTGTCGACGACGGTGATACGGCCCCGGGCGAGACGGATGAGGCCCCGGTCGGCGTACTCGCGCAACACCTTGGTGCACGTCTCGCGGGATGTGCCGGCGAGCGCGGCGAGCTGGTCGTGGGTGAGGGCGACCTGGGGGTGGCGTCCGACGGGACGTAGGGGACTGGCCGGGGGCTGGGCGGTGGTCAGGGTGGTGAGCGTGGTGGCGATGCGTTGGGCGACGGTCTTGAACACGCTGTCGGACAGACGTTGTTCGAGGTCGGCGAGGCGGCGGCCGAGGATCGCGGTGATGCGGGCGGCGATCCGCGCGTCCGAGAGCAGGAACCTGTGGACGTCGGCGCGGCTCATCACGCAGACGGTGACGTCGTCGAGGGCCTCGGCGTAGTTGTCGTACATGTGCTGCCCGAGCAGGACCATCTCACCGAAGATGGTGCCCGGCGTGATGATGGCGGTGGTGAGGGCGCGGCCGTCCGCGGAGACCCGGAAGATGCGCACTCGGCCGCGTTTGAGGATGAACAACACCTCGGACGGCTGGGACGGCGAGTGCAGAATCTCCCCGGCGCCGTACGTCTTCATCGGCGCCGCTCGGGCGATGGCTTCCATCTCCGGCTCGGACAGGTCGCAGAAGATGTCGACCTCGGACAGGCACCAGGTCCGCTCGTCGGCGTCTGCTGCGGCGTCGGTCATGGTGTGCGTCTCCTCGCGTCGTCCCGGGGCCCAGGGCGGGGGCGCGGCACCCCATGCCGGGCCGGCCAGCGCCTCGGCTCCGTCGGCCAGACAGTAGGGCACCGCATCTGCCTCGGCTGCCATGCGGCGCGGCGTGGCACCCGGTCGATGGCTGCCGGGGTCGGGTATGGACGCGGGCGGTACGGAATTCATCCTCGGGCCGAGCCGCTGTTCTCGTTCATTGTCCGAGCGACGACGGCGTACGTCACTCCGGCCAGCAGCCCGAAGACGAGGTGGGCGCCGAGGCTGGAGGAAGTGACGTCGTTCCACTCGAAGACGGGCATGCCCATGTTCGCCGGCATGATCCACAGAGCACCGACGACCCACCACGCCGCGCCGTAGGCCAGGCCGAGGACGAGGGCGGATGCGAGGCGCTCGGCGAACCGGCCCAGCAGCGCGCCGAAGGTGACGCCGGCGAAGAGCGCGATGCCCAGGTGGATCAGCCAGCCGGCGAAGGCGTTGGTGGAGCCGAGGAGCCCGGCGACCATGGTGATCATCGCGGTGTCCATCATCGGCCGGGACACC
This genomic window from Streptomyces sp. DG2A-72 contains:
- a CDS encoding Crp/Fnr family transcriptional regulator, with protein sequence MAAEADAVPYCLADGAEALAGPAWGAAPPPWAPGRREETHTMTDAAADADERTWCLSEVDIFCDLSEPEMEAIARAAPMKTYGAGEILHSPSQPSEVLFILKRGRVRIFRVSADGRALTTAIITPGTIFGEMVLLGQHMYDNYAEALDDVTVCVMSRADVHRFLLSDARIAARITAILGRRLADLEQRLSDSVFKTVAQRIATTLTTLTTAQPPASPLRPVGRHPQVALTHDQLAALAGTSRETCTKVLREYADRGLIRLARGRITVVDTDRLKDAAG